The genomic DNA tgcaagtcacgaaTGGTCTGCAGGCCTGCGATTGAAAGGACTGGAAGTACATGTcacaggtcggaagcggcagaaccAGGCAGAGATAGGTcgagatcggcagagctgagcagaagCAGCACGATCTATAGACCTGCGGTAGAgagccaggaaatacaaagcacagaggcaggtcgggattggcagagctgagcagagtcaGCCCGTCTGGCAGGCGACGTTTAGAGGCTAGAGTCGATCAGAAGAGGCGAGGCCGGTGCAAGTCACAATGGATCGGAGAAGCTAAGTCATGCGGGTGCAGAGAATCTCAAGGGTCCGTCGAGGATAATCATTACATTCCAATAGTGCgaacgaaggcggaggttccgaaaacgaaaagatgccctcacaaCCAGTAGCAGCCTGCCAGCTGTCCatcactacaagacaaaactcATGTACGAAAGCGGAGGTccctaaacagaaagatgctttcacgACAAATGGCAGTACGACAGGTGTccggtactagacgacaaagcccagcgtctaacgttttctgacaggatggcaggttctAGGAAAGGACgacgcataaaaggggagaaatccctcgtatgcaggtacgcgcacactCTCCCTCGTCACTTTTCttccacaactgttttttctTCCTgttctctctgttctttctggggaaaaagaacctgacttaagcgtcggagggcctgatccggggactttttccctgggtttcggtctctaacgcgAAAGGGGAGaccgtctgagtgtgcgcagggtcgtGTAGCAgtgtcagccacccgtgggagccgagtcatcttctacgaccttccgtcaaccatcgggacacctcgaccggcctccgtccgactcagcttccggacgggatcactcATCATACTTTGTctttcatcattctctctcatcatatgtttctctcacattcaactttttctctcatctaattttttatcttattttcctctaagggtaaaaaaggaaatttagattttttccgattgaaaatattcaactaaccaaatattatttttaataatgataCCTAAGCTCATACTCATTTTCATTTCATAATATTATGATATTCATTCTCATTCTGATTCCTAAGAGAGAATCAAACACCACCTAAGATGATTTGCAGACTTGAAGTATTAGACCTGCCTGAACGGCTAAACTAGATCCTTTTCCTCTATCAGTGTCTGGATAATTTGCTGATATTATCTCTCAAATGGGATGGAAGTCTCCGGTTCACTTTTCTCCATTAAGGATGCTCCTTATTTTGGTGTTGAGATGTATAATAATTCACaaggaataaaaggaaaaaataattgaTTTATCATTCTTAACAATTAAACAGGGGCAATCTATTTTCCCTAACTGTGGTTGTAGTTGGTAGCGAGGTAAATCCTCGTGCTTATCCATTGGCATTGTTTTTTTGTATTCTTATAAATTTTtatgttataatttttttatgattAATTTGATATTGTGGTAGGGTTTGTCAATTGAAAGGTGGGGGTTAATTTGCCGAGTGTTAATTTCTAATATTTTAGATGCTTGGGTATACTATAAGGTCATTTAACATTAATTTGTTTGGATGGTGTAAAATTCAGAATCAGTTACTTTGATTCGTTTATAGGCGTTTTGGAGATATTGTTGAATATTTGCTATCTTAGTTCTTGTTATTTATTAGTAGTAATAACAAAGTGAGCAACAAgacaaattataaaagagaacaAAAGCATGCGTGAACTTGTACATCTTGAgatgtattaattaattaaaaggcATAAGAACAAATAATATAACAAATTTATTACTTATACTACTTGAAATTTTTAATAGAACTCTAATTAGAAATCTAATGGTAACTAAAATAATTAAATGatgtttttataaaaaataataatgcaTAAATTACAGATATTTTAAGCATTGGATTTGGAAATTTGTGGTCTGTGGCGTTAGCGACTGACTTAGATTTAATTAATACCCACTCCACTCACTGTCATGGTGAGCTGTAATTTATAAGCAACCATTTTAATAGTCGATTTAATAATAAtccataaaataataataattaaaaaaaaaaaaaaaaaaaaaaaaggaagacttTAAAGTCGTCGCCCTGCAAATTGTATTATTGCTTCTCTTTTCTCCTCCAAGCTAGCTATTGTTATTAGCCAGATCCAAACCAAACAACTTCTGCATCCTTCATCCGGAGCTATGGAAGCAGCTTTGGTAGGTGCCGCGTCTCGCTTCATGGTCGATAAGGTGGCAGTTCTCCTCAAACTCGACGAGAAACTCAAGACCATAACTGGTACCAAAAGGAagatggagaagctcaaggagctGGCCCCGATCATTGACACGGTGATCCAACACATCGAGTCCCGCCCTTTGATGGAAGATGCTGTGAAGGAGTTGCTGAAGAAGCTCAAATACTTGGCATACGATCTCGAGGATGTTGTGGATTACTATGACACCAAAGTCTTCCAGAAGAAGCAGAGATCAAAGTCTCTTTTAAGGCCGGTGAGTGTTTTCTTCTCCGCAGATAATCAAGTTGCGTTTAAGAGTAGGGTAGGTGGCATGATAAAAGCTATAACAGACAGCCTGGATTCTATTTTGCTGCAAAACTCCATTCTTTCCAATTTGCTACAAGAACAAGGCAGCATCCCCATGTCGGAACCAAGTCTCAACAACAGAGAGACCCACTCCCGCAATAGCTTTGTTGTTATAGGGAGAGAACCAGAGAAGAATAAGATTGTCGACATGTTAAcaaaggatgatgatgatgatgatgatgatgaaagccACCATGGCACAGTGAAGGTCATTGCCATCGTTGGGATGGGTGGCCTAGGGAAGACTACACTTGCTCAGCATGTTTACAATGATGCTAGGGTGCAAGACCATTTTGCAAGTCCAACAATGTGGAAAGTTGTTGGGGCTGAATTTAATCCCACAAAGATAATGAAGTCTTTATTAGAATTGGCTACTGGAGGTTCATCAGTCAACAGCTTCGAAATAGATTTAGTGAAGCGGAAGCTAGAAGAAGAATTATCTGGGAAGAGATTTCTGCTGGTTCTTGACGATGTGTGGAACGATAACGAGCTACAGTGGGGTGTACTGAAAGCAGCCTTAACATGTGGGGCGAGAGGAAGTAAAATTTTAGTGACAACCCGTAGTAAATGGGTCTCTTCAATTATGAGCTCATCCGATACCACTCACCAACTACAACAGTTGTCCGGAGATGATTGTCTGTCCTTGTTTCAACGATTTGCATTTGGAGATCAAGCAGTGGATCAAAACTTAATGGCAATTGGTGCAAAGGTTGTTGAGAAATGTGGCGGCGTTCCCTTGGCTGCCATATCTCTCGGTAGCATGCTCCGTAGCACTCGAGAGGAAAATTACTGGTCCTCGGTATTGAACAGTGAAATATGGAAGCTGGGAAATCAGGAAGATAAAGTGTTAGCTGTATTAAAGTTGAGCTACGACGCTCTCCCTCTACGGTCAAAGAGGTGTTTTGCATTTGCTTCCCTATTCTCAAAAGATGTTACGATGAAAAAGGATGAACTGATAAAACTGTGGATAGCAAATGGTTTCGTACGTTCAGAAGGAAACTTTGATGCTGAAACAGTGGGCAAGCATGTCTTTGATGATCTTGTGCTAAGATCATTCTTTctcttggtaccttctaaatatGTAACCGAGTGCACGATGCATGATTTAATGTATGATCTGGCACGATCAGTCTCTGCAGATGCATATTGGAATTCCTATCAAGACTCGGTGGAAAATTTTGGAAACAGAACATATCATTTGCAAATCGATCGAAGAAAGTTTCCAAACATGACTCAGGACTTAGGCAAGAAACCTTTGTACTTGCGCACCTTTATGCACATATATACATTTTCACAT from Zingiber officinale cultivar Zhangliang chromosome 4A, Zo_v1.1, whole genome shotgun sequence includes the following:
- the LOC121971413 gene encoding putative disease resistance protein RGA1 encodes the protein MEAALVGAASRFMVDKVAVLLKLDEKLKTITGTKRKMEKLKELAPIIDTVIQHIESRPLMEDAVKELLKKLKYLAYDLEDVVDYYDTKVFQKKQRSKSLLRPVSVFFSADNQVAFKSRVGGMIKAITDSLDSILLQNSILSNLLQEQGSIPMSEPSLNNRETHSRNSFVVIGREPEKNKIVDMLTKDDDDDDDDESHHGTVKVIAIVGMGGLGKTTLAQHVYNDARVQDHFASPTMWKVVGAEFNPTKIMKSLLELATGGSSVNSFEIDLVKRKLEEELSGKRFLLVLDDVWNDNELQWGVLKAALTCGARGSKILVTTRSKWVSSIMSSSDTTHQLQQLSGDDCLSLFQRFAFGDQAVDQNLMAIGAKVVEKCGGVPLAAISLGSMLRSTREENYWSSVLNSEIWKLGNQEDKVLAVLKLSYDALPLRSKRCFAFASLFSKDVTMKKDELIKLWIANGFVRSEGNFDAETVGKHVFDDLVLRSFFLLVPSKYVTECTMHDLMYDLARSVSADAYWNSYQDSVENFGNRTYHLQIDRRKFPNMTQDLGKKPLYLRTFMHIYTFSHLSINLLELFSELKPLHLRALDLTHGGIREVPTSIGILIHLRYLNLSWNDIEVLPDSITLLPNLQYFNLSFNHKLRELPKELGNIQNLRDLDLQTYSRFITHMPCGLSRLTNLRSLPLFIAGDKTGACSIIELENLKLHGKMVIQFSEDFKNYSCDGRKILKNIDLNELCIEFNERYDKDMFVDLCPNTSLKKLDICRYRSPQFPAWLMESQLPNLVEVSLGNCRGCELIPPFGNLQFLKKLDLDYMDGITHLGAEFHGYRGFPSLRELSLVRMFNLEEWSESHVVDQLFPLLRKLLISWCPKLKSTPRLPRIQELKISYSESILSCIGRFTSLSLLQLTGMPDIASLPSGSIRNLTSLTKFQIRNCRQLQSLPVDEMQFLEMLRSLTIEECDNLVFFPSEVGSLSFLCFRWNGVIPQPKELVQILNLVDEFQIEICDNKVDLRGQLQYLTHAQKIMSIWFTS